In Stutzerimonas stutzeri, a genomic segment contains:
- the dut gene encoding dUTP diphosphatase, whose amino-acid sequence MHKLQAKILDPRLGRDFPLPEYATSGSAGLDLRAMLKTETTLEPGQTVLIPTGLSIHIADPNLAALVLPRSGLGHKHGIVLGNLVGLIDSDYQGELMVSCWNRGQTPFNIAVGERIAQLMLVPVIQAQFELVKEFDSSERGAGGFGHSGSH is encoded by the coding sequence ATGCATAAACTCCAAGCAAAAATTCTCGACCCACGCCTCGGGCGCGATTTCCCCCTGCCTGAATATGCCACCAGCGGCTCCGCAGGACTCGATCTGCGCGCGATGCTGAAGACCGAGACAACGCTCGAGCCGGGCCAAACCGTGCTGATTCCCACCGGCCTGTCGATTCATATCGCCGACCCGAACCTGGCGGCGCTGGTATTGCCGCGATCCGGGCTCGGGCACAAGCACGGCATCGTGCTCGGCAATCTGGTCGGCTTGATCGATTCGGACTACCAGGGCGAACTGATGGTGTCCTGCTGGAACCGCGGCCAGACGCCCTTCAATATCGCGGTAGGCGAACGCATCGCGCAGCTGATGTTGGTGCCGGTGATCCAGGCACAATTCGAACTGGTCAAAGAGTTCGACAGCAGTGAGCGTGGCGCCGGCGGCTTCGGCCACTCCGGTAGCCATTGA
- the coaBC gene encoding bifunctional phosphopantothenoylcysteine decarboxylase/phosphopantothenate--cysteine ligase CoaBC, with protein sequence MQRLYRKRIVLGVGGGIAAYKSAELVRRLRDQGAEVRVVMTSGGREFITPLTLQALSGHPVHLDLLDPAAEAAMGHIELARWADLVLIAPATADLMARLAQGVANDLLTTLVLATNAPIVLAPAMNQAMWADPATQANRVLLQQRGIRLFGPASGSQACGDVGMGRMLEADDLAQAAADCFERNVLTGLHLLITAGPTQENIDPVRYITNHSSGKMGFALAEAAAEAGARVTLVAGPVFLPTPDRVQRIDVVSARDMLAACESAMPCDLFIAAAAVADYRPEVVAPHKLKKDPTKGDGLLLQMVRNPDILATLAGRDDRPFSVGFAAETENLLDYATRKLRDKNLDLIVANDVANPSIGFNSEENAVTVIDRQQHETRFSQASKGHIARQLIAFIADRFHQA encoded by the coding sequence ATGCAGCGGCTTTATCGTAAACGCATCGTCCTGGGCGTCGGCGGCGGCATCGCCGCCTACAAGAGTGCCGAGCTGGTTCGCCGGCTCCGCGACCAGGGTGCCGAAGTCCGCGTCGTCATGACCAGCGGTGGTCGCGAATTCATCACCCCACTGACGCTCCAAGCCCTTTCCGGCCATCCGGTCCATCTGGATCTGCTCGATCCGGCCGCCGAAGCCGCCATGGGACATATCGAACTGGCGCGCTGGGCCGACCTGGTCCTGATCGCGCCTGCCACAGCGGACCTCATGGCGCGTCTGGCGCAGGGCGTCGCCAACGACCTGCTGACCACATTGGTGCTGGCCACCAATGCCCCTATCGTCCTGGCCCCGGCGATGAACCAGGCGATGTGGGCCGATCCCGCGACCCAAGCCAACCGCGTCCTGCTACAGCAGAGAGGTATCCGCCTGTTTGGCCCCGCATCCGGCAGCCAGGCCTGCGGCGATGTCGGGATGGGCCGCATGCTGGAAGCGGACGATCTGGCCCAGGCGGCTGCCGATTGCTTCGAACGCAATGTGTTGACCGGCCTGCATCTGCTGATCACCGCCGGGCCGACGCAGGAAAACATCGACCCGGTGCGCTACATCACCAATCACAGTTCCGGCAAGATGGGTTTCGCCCTGGCCGAAGCGGCCGCCGAAGCCGGTGCTCGCGTCACGCTGGTTGCCGGCCCGGTGTTCCTGCCAACACCTGATCGTGTGCAACGCATCGATGTGGTCAGCGCTCGCGACATGCTCGCTGCCTGCGAATCGGCGATGCCTTGCGACCTGTTCATTGCCGCTGCGGCCGTGGCGGACTATCGCCCGGAAGTAGTCGCACCGCACAAGCTGAAGAAAGACCCCACCAAAGGCGACGGATTGCTTCTGCAGATGGTCCGTAATCCCGATATTCTCGCCACCCTGGCCGGACGTGATGACCGCCCTTTCAGCGTCGGCTTTGCCGCTGAAACCGAGAATTTACTGGATTACGCCACACGCAAACTGCGTGACAAGAACCTCGATCTGATCGTGGCAAACGACGTGGCCAACCCCAGCATCGGTTTCAACAGCGAAGAAAATGCCGTGACGGTCATCGACCGTCAGCAGCACGAAACCCGCTTCAGCCAGGCCAGCAAGGGGCACATTGCCCGTCAGCTGATTGCCTTTATCGCCGACCGCTTTCATCAGGCCTGA
- the radC gene encoding RadC family protein, producing the protein MSIRDWPAAERPREKLLEQGASVLSDAELLAIFLRTGVAGKSAVDLARYLLSEFGSLRALLESDLEQFSGHLGLGPAKFAQLQAVLEMARRHLAERIRRDSALESPQAVRDYLKARLRHEPHELFACLFLDSKHRVLAFEVLFHGTIDGASVYPRQVVKRALAQNAAAVILTHNHPSGIAEPSQADRQLTRKLTDALALIDVRVLDHFIVGDGEPLSMAEYGWM; encoded by the coding sequence ATGAGCATTCGTGATTGGCCTGCGGCGGAACGACCGCGGGAAAAACTGCTCGAGCAGGGTGCGTCGGTCCTCTCGGATGCAGAATTGCTGGCGATTTTTCTGCGCACCGGGGTGGCTGGCAAAAGCGCGGTGGATCTGGCGAGGTACCTGCTGAGCGAGTTCGGCAGTCTGCGGGCGCTGCTCGAAAGCGATCTGGAGCAATTCAGCGGTCACCTGGGGTTGGGCCCGGCCAAGTTCGCCCAGTTGCAGGCGGTGCTGGAAATGGCCCGACGGCATCTGGCCGAGCGCATTCGCCGCGACTCGGCGCTGGAAAGTCCACAGGCGGTGCGTGACTACCTCAAGGCGCGGTTGCGGCACGAGCCGCACGAGCTGTTCGCCTGTCTGTTCCTCGATTCGAAGCACCGTGTATTAGCGTTCGAAGTGCTGTTTCACGGCACCATCGACGGGGCCAGCGTCTACCCGCGGCAGGTGGTCAAGCGGGCGTTGGCGCAGAATGCGGCGGCAGTCATCCTGACCCACAATCATCCTTCCGGTATTGCCGAACCGAGTCAGGCCGACCGGCAACTGACCCGCAAACTTACCGATGCGCTGGCGCTGATCGACGTGCGGGTGCTGGATCATTTCATCGTCGGCGATGGCGAGCCTTTGTCCATGGCCGAATACGGCTGGATGTAA
- a CDS encoding PaaI family thioesterase has product MSTSDYSLAQLQLVHASVTGFFQDIGCELLAYGPEHATLALNLLPRHLNNASNMHGGVMATLMDVAMGLCGTWEADPAERRVALTLSMNINFSAPAAAGSRIRAVARCRSAGHKVFMASCDLLDDGDRLIAFGEGVFKRGARRRELPA; this is encoded by the coding sequence ATGTCCACTTCAGACTATTCACTTGCCCAATTGCAGCTGGTGCACGCCTCCGTTACCGGCTTCTTTCAGGACATCGGCTGCGAGCTGCTGGCCTATGGCCCGGAGCACGCCACCCTGGCGCTGAATCTCCTGCCGCGGCATCTGAACAATGCTAGCAACATGCACGGTGGTGTCATGGCGACCCTGATGGATGTTGCCATGGGCCTGTGCGGCACATGGGAGGCGGACCCGGCAGAGCGCCGGGTAGCGCTGACGCTGTCGATGAACATCAATTTCAGCGCACCGGCGGCGGCAGGTAGCCGTATCAGAGCAGTGGCCCGGTGCCGGTCCGCCGGGCACAAGGTATTCATGGCCAGCTGCGATCTGCTGGATGACGGGGATCGGCTGATCGCCTTCGGCGAAGGCGTGTTCAAGCGCGGCGCCCGACGGCGCGAGCTGCCCGCCTAG
- a CDS encoding 3-hydroxyacyl-CoA dehydrogenase, whose translation MFSRIGIIGAGAMGRGIAQLFASAGQQVWLYDSRPEAIEQALQFNRGLLERSVAKGRLSADELTAVMERMQPAHQLAELSTCELLIEAIVENLEAKQNLFVELEGLVAADAVLATNTSSLSVTRIASACKHPERVAGYHFFNPVALMKLVEVVRGERTDPEVIERLVQLAEHAGHFPAVTPDTPGFLVNHAGRAYGTEAQRILSEGIAAPEQIDRILRDGPGFRMGPFELFDLTGLDISHAVMESVHDQFYYDPRYTPSYLAAQRVAAGLFGRKTGQGFYRYENGQQIRTPEPHFEPVTVNRPFWLDSIEPELRSHIDSVLQQAGAVLEEGAEPSSQAICLITPLGEDASSCIERLGLPAVRTIALDLFSDLDKRRVLMRQPALDPALEAQARQALGADGVPVEVINDSPGFVSQRVIASIVNLGCEIAQKGIASPDTLDRAVTVALGYPKGPLGFADYYNPARILSILEGMQACYGHEPRYRPSPWLRRRVQLGLPLTAPDAPR comes from the coding sequence ATGTTTTCCCGTATTGGCATCATCGGCGCCGGCGCCATGGGGCGCGGCATTGCGCAGTTATTCGCCAGCGCCGGTCAGCAGGTCTGGCTGTACGACAGTCGGCCCGAGGCCATTGAGCAAGCCTTGCAGTTCAACCGCGGGCTACTCGAACGCAGTGTCGCCAAGGGGCGCTTGAGCGCCGATGAGTTGACCGCGGTTATGGAGCGCATGCAGCCGGCTCATCAACTGGCCGAGCTATCCACCTGCGAGTTGCTGATCGAAGCCATTGTCGAAAATCTCGAGGCCAAGCAGAACCTGTTTGTCGAGCTCGAAGGCCTGGTCGCCGCCGACGCGGTGCTGGCGACCAACACCTCGTCGCTGTCGGTGACCCGCATCGCCAGTGCTTGCAAGCATCCCGAACGGGTAGCGGGCTATCACTTCTTCAACCCGGTGGCGCTGATGAAGCTCGTCGAGGTGGTCCGCGGTGAGCGTACCGACCCCGAGGTCATCGAGCGGCTGGTGCAACTGGCCGAGCACGCCGGGCATTTTCCCGCGGTCACCCCGGATACCCCCGGTTTTCTGGTCAATCACGCAGGCCGCGCCTATGGCACCGAGGCCCAGCGGATCCTCAGCGAGGGCATCGCCGCGCCAGAACAGATCGACCGCATCCTGCGTGACGGCCCCGGCTTTCGCATGGGTCCGTTCGAGCTATTCGATCTGACCGGCCTGGATATTTCCCATGCGGTGATGGAGTCGGTGCACGATCAGTTCTATTACGATCCACGCTACACGCCGTCCTACCTCGCTGCGCAGCGGGTGGCCGCAGGGTTGTTCGGACGCAAGACCGGTCAGGGTTTCTACCGTTACGAGAATGGCCAGCAGATCCGCACGCCGGAGCCCCACTTCGAGCCAGTGACTGTGAATCGGCCGTTCTGGCTCGACAGCATCGAGCCCGAGCTGCGCAGTCATATCGATTCCGTCCTGCAGCAGGCCGGTGCCGTACTCGAAGAGGGTGCCGAACCATCGAGCCAGGCAATCTGCCTGATCACGCCGCTGGGCGAGGATGCCAGCAGTTGCATCGAGCGGCTGGGGCTGCCTGCAGTGCGCACCATTGCGCTGGACCTGTTCAGTGATCTCGACAAGCGTCGCGTGCTGATGCGCCAGCCAGCGCTGGATCCTGCGCTGGAGGCGCAGGCGCGCCAAGCGCTGGGAGCCGATGGCGTACCCGTCGAAGTGATCAATGATTCTCCGGGCTTCGTCAGCCAGAGAGTCATTGCCAGCATCGTCAACCTTGGCTGCGAGATCGCGCAGAAGGGCATTGCTTCGCCGGACACGCTCGACCGCGCCGTGACTGTTGCGCTCGGCTATCCGAAGGGGCCGCTGGGGTTCGCCGACTACTACAACCCCGCCCGAATCCTAAGCATTCTGGAAGGCATGCAGGCCTGCTACGGTCATGAGCCCCGTTATCGCCCAAGTCCCTGGCTGCGGCGACGGGTGCAGCTCGGTCTGCCATTGACGGCGCCGGATGCGCCGCGCTGA
- a CDS encoding methyl-accepting chemotaxis protein gives MRPAFRLRPKACLLHAAALLGLLLFHDWMGLPFYLTVISIMLLALWPWLGPWRADSAIPVSVDTGLQSSAALSKSLSRHTCHNALSAAQVSFSAEQLAARLQSQLVAISEVANGAEAMTATEQDSASRARQALEAAEAVRRSSDSGRAELQHAIERMQGLSAQTKASRELLDGLSARTEEIRRITDVIQSIASQTNLLALNAAIEAARAGEAGRGFAVVADEVRNLAGRTSSATDEVGRMVSDIREQSGAVVDHIQKQASELDEAAAQIAGTGTQLSGIADLAGNVETQVAEITSGTANNHERLAQLFVALDQLRGDALESETQTRQLEQAAEKLVSQAEAVSEQLAEVQLDDYHQSIFDLAREGAGAIGARFEADLQAGRLRLDDLFDRNYQAQAGTNPVRYSTRFDRYADEVLPAIQEPLLERNDALVYAIATTPDGYVPTHNRAFSQPPVGDPEIDKIKSRSKRLFNDRTGGRCGSHQRKVLLQTYSRDTGELMHDLSVPIMVAGRHWGGLRLGYRPEP, from the coding sequence ATGCGCCCTGCCTTCCGCCTTCGCCCCAAGGCCTGTCTGCTGCACGCAGCCGCCTTGCTGGGACTGTTGCTGTTTCATGACTGGATGGGACTGCCGTTCTATCTGACCGTGATTTCGATCATGCTGCTCGCTCTGTGGCCCTGGTTAGGTCCGTGGCGTGCCGACAGCGCCATCCCTGTTTCGGTCGACACTGGCCTGCAGAGCTCCGCCGCGCTGAGCAAGAGCCTTTCTCGTCATACCTGCCACAACGCGCTGTCGGCCGCGCAAGTGTCGTTCAGCGCCGAGCAATTGGCCGCACGCCTGCAGTCGCAGCTGGTGGCGATCAGTGAGGTGGCCAATGGCGCCGAGGCAATGACCGCGACCGAGCAGGACAGCGCCTCTCGTGCACGCCAGGCGCTGGAAGCCGCCGAAGCCGTCCGCCGCAGCAGCGACAGCGGGCGCGCCGAGCTGCAGCATGCAATCGAACGCATGCAAGGGCTCAGTGCGCAGACCAAAGCCAGTCGCGAGCTGCTCGACGGGCTTTCGGCACGCACTGAAGAAATACGGCGGATCACCGATGTGATCCAGTCCATCGCCAGCCAGACCAACCTGCTTGCGCTCAATGCCGCGATCGAGGCGGCGCGTGCCGGGGAGGCCGGGCGCGGCTTTGCGGTGGTCGCCGATGAGGTGCGCAACCTCGCCGGACGGACCAGCAGCGCCACCGATGAAGTCGGGCGGATGGTCAGCGATATCCGCGAGCAGAGTGGGGCGGTAGTCGACCACATCCAGAAACAGGCAAGCGAACTCGACGAAGCCGCGGCGCAGATTGCCGGTACCGGGACGCAGCTCAGCGGTATCGCCGACCTGGCCGGCAACGTCGAAACCCAAGTGGCGGAAATCACCTCCGGCACGGCCAATAACCACGAGCGGCTCGCACAGCTGTTCGTGGCGCTGGACCAACTGCGCGGAGATGCGTTGGAGAGCGAAACGCAGACTCGCCAGTTGGAGCAGGCAGCAGAGAAGCTCGTCAGCCAGGCAGAAGCCGTCAGCGAGCAGCTCGCCGAAGTGCAGCTGGATGACTATCACCAGAGCATCTTCGACCTGGCGCGTGAAGGCGCAGGCGCTATCGGTGCGCGTTTCGAGGCCGATCTGCAAGCCGGACGGCTCAGGCTCGATGACCTTTTCGATCGAAATTACCAGGCGCAGGCGGGGACCAATCCGGTTCGCTACAGCACCCGCTTCGACCGCTATGCCGACGAAGTCCTGCCGGCAATTCAGGAGCCACTGCTCGAGCGTAACGATGCGCTGGTCTATGCCATCGCGACCACACCGGACGGCTACGTACCGACCCACAACCGCGCCTTCAGTCAGCCCCCGGTTGGCGATCCGGAGATCGACAAGATCAAGAGTCGCAGCAAGCGCCTATTCAACGATCGAACCGGTGGGCGCTGTGGCAGCCACCAGCGCAAGGTGCTGTTACAGACCTATAGCCGCGACACCGGCGAGTTGATGCATGACCTGTCGGTGCCGATCATGGTGGCCGGCCGTCATTGGGGTGGCCTGCGATTGGGCTATCGCCCCGAGCCATAG
- a CDS encoding DUF962 domain-containing protein yields the protein MKTLTDHLAQYAAYHRDPRNLLTHFIGIPMIVLAVAVLLSRPGVEVSGLWLSPVVALAVGATLFYLRLDLRFGVLMGALLLLCVWIGAHLAQQSTALWLSAGVGLFVVGWIFQFVGHYFEGRKPAFADDLSGLIIGPLFVAAELGFMLGLREPLRQAIEARVGPVGLRQRPIDA from the coding sequence ATGAAAACCCTGACCGATCACTTGGCGCAGTACGCGGCCTATCACCGTGATCCGCGCAATCTGCTTACCCATTTCATCGGCATTCCGATGATCGTGCTGGCCGTCGCGGTGCTGCTGTCGCGTCCCGGCGTGGAGGTTTCCGGGCTTTGGCTGAGTCCGGTTGTCGCGCTCGCCGTCGGCGCCACGTTGTTCTACCTGCGGCTGGACCTACGCTTTGGCGTGCTCATGGGGGCGCTGCTGTTGCTCTGCGTCTGGATCGGCGCGCACCTGGCGCAGCAGTCGACGGCGCTCTGGCTGAGCGCGGGAGTCGGGTTGTTCGTGGTGGGTTGGATCTTTCAGTTCGTCGGCCATTACTTCGAAGGGCGCAAGCCCGCGTTCGCCGATGATCTGAGCGGGTTGATCATCGGGCCGCTGTTCGTCGCGGCCGAACTGGGTTTCATGCTCGGCCTGCGTGAGCCGCTGCGTCAGGCCATCGAGGCGCGGGTCGGACCGGTAGGGCTACGCCAGCGCCCGATTGATGCCTGA
- a CDS encoding phospholipase D family protein, which translates to MRLLFLVVVLFLAGCAGQVVPAPPSYALPSHDSELAKRVDALGSGQPDGTSGFRLLSDSAEAFTARMKMIRHAQTSLDVQYYIVHDGLSTRALIDEMLRAADRGVRVRLLLDDTTSDGSDYQIATLAAHPNIQIRVFNPLHLGRSNVVTRSLGRLFHLSQQHRRMHNKLMLADSSLAIVGGRNLGDEYFDADQGFNFTDIDLLAAGPVAGQLAGSFDEYWNHELSVPIQHFLRYPPDQAELEQARKAVTHYLQIEQRKDNRRYQHLMGNLDEPLLDHWLAELIWAPGEALWDNPDKIEAPGTPDEKLLLTTRLQPSMDGVSRSMTLISAYFVPTEEGVEYLADHARNGVAVQILTNALEATDVPAVHGGYAPYRADLLQAGVRLFELRRQPDQDTSYSLSGDSESSLHSKAAIFDREQVFLGSFNFDPRSVLWNTEVGILVDSPALASEVHQLTLEGTSPAVSYEVRLIEHQGKQRLVWIAEDQDQRKVLLHEPGGAWRRFNAWISWMIGLERML; encoded by the coding sequence ATGCGTCTGCTGTTTCTTGTAGTGGTGCTGTTCCTGGCCGGCTGCGCGGGCCAGGTCGTTCCCGCCCCGCCATCCTACGCCCTGCCCAGCCACGATTCCGAACTGGCCAAGCGAGTCGATGCGCTGGGGTCCGGACAGCCTGACGGCACTTCCGGATTTCGTCTTCTCTCCGACAGTGCCGAGGCCTTCACCGCACGCATGAAGATGATCCGCCATGCGCAGACGAGCCTCGACGTGCAGTACTACATCGTCCACGACGGGCTCAGCACCCGAGCATTGATCGACGAGATGCTGCGTGCGGCCGACCGTGGCGTCAGGGTCCGGCTGCTGCTCGACGACACCACCAGCGACGGCAGCGATTACCAGATCGCGACGTTGGCCGCGCACCCCAACATCCAGATTCGTGTGTTCAATCCGTTGCACCTAGGTCGTAGCAACGTCGTCACACGCTCACTGGGGCGCCTGTTTCACCTTTCCCAACAGCACCGGCGCATGCACAACAAATTGATGCTGGCCGACAGTAGCCTGGCCATCGTCGGAGGGCGCAATCTGGGCGATGAGTATTTCGACGCCGACCAGGGCTTCAATTTCACCGACATCGACCTGCTCGCTGCCGGCCCGGTCGCTGGCCAACTGGCCGGCAGCTTCGATGAATACTGGAACCATGAACTCAGCGTGCCGATCCAGCACTTCCTGCGTTATCCGCCGGACCAAGCCGAACTCGAGCAGGCGCGCAAAGCCGTCACGCACTATTTGCAGATCGAGCAGCGCAAAGACAATCGGCGCTATCAACACCTCATGGGCAATCTGGACGAACCGCTGCTCGATCATTGGTTAGCGGAGTTGATCTGGGCGCCAGGCGAGGCGCTCTGGGACAATCCCGACAAGATCGAAGCGCCCGGCACTCCGGACGAGAAACTGCTGCTGACTACCCGACTACAGCCAAGCATGGATGGCGTGAGCCGCTCGATGACGTTGATCTCCGCCTACTTCGTACCCACCGAGGAGGGCGTCGAATACCTTGCCGACCACGCTAGAAACGGGGTCGCCGTGCAGATTCTGACCAACGCGCTAGAGGCAACTGACGTGCCCGCGGTACATGGCGGCTACGCGCCCTACCGAGCCGACCTTCTCCAAGCAGGGGTGAGGTTATTCGAACTGCGCCGCCAACCGGACCAGGACACGAGCTATAGCCTTAGCGGCGATTCGGAGTCCAGCCTGCACAGCAAAGCGGCCATATTCGATCGGGAGCAAGTGTTCCTCGGTTCGTTCAATTTCGATCCTCGCTCGGTACTATGGAATACCGAGGTTGGCATTCTGGTGGACAGCCCTGCACTGGCCAGTGAGGTGCACCAGCTAACGCTGGAGGGCACTTCGCCCGCCGTGAGCTATGAGGTCCGGCTGATTGAGCACCAGGGCAAACAGCGCCTGGTCTGGATCGCTGAGGATCAGGATCAGCGCAAGGTGCTGCTGCACGAACCCGGCGGCGCCTGGCGGCGATTCAACGCTTGGATCAGCTGGATGATCGGGCTTGAGCGCATGCTGTAG
- a CDS encoding NAD(P)/FAD-dependent oxidoreductase, with protein sequence MTTRQPAAPAQLHAPSYYAASANRTLEFAPLQGEQHADVCIVGGGFSGLNTAIELAERGMSVVLLEAHRIGWGASGRNGGQLIRGVGHDVEQFQPVLGDDGVDSLKRMGFEAVDIVRQRIERYAIECDLTWGYCDLATKQRHVEGFEADYADLQRLGYPHPLRRVPKDAMHEVIGSDRYVGGLIDMGSGHLHPLNLALGEAAAAQSLGVRLFEQSTVERIDYGPQIQVHTAQGSVRAGQLVLACNAYLGSLNKALSGKVLPAGSYIIATEPLPEDTARALLPQNMAVCDQRVALDYFRMSADGRLLFGGACHYSGRDPKDIAAYMRPKMLEVFPQLQGTRIDFQWGGMIGIGANRLPQIGRLPDQSNVYFAQAYAGHGLNATHLAGRLLAEAITGQAEGRFDLFARVPHPTFPGGQRFRSPLLALGMLWHRLKDQF encoded by the coding sequence ATGACCACTCGGCAACCGGCCGCACCCGCACAGCTCCACGCCCCGTCCTACTATGCTGCCAGCGCCAACCGAACCCTCGAGTTCGCCCCCTTGCAGGGCGAGCAGCACGCCGATGTCTGCATCGTCGGCGGCGGCTTCAGCGGCTTGAATACGGCCATCGAGCTGGCTGAGCGCGGCATGTCGGTGGTGTTGCTGGAAGCACACCGGATTGGTTGGGGCGCCAGCGGCCGTAACGGCGGGCAGCTGATCCGTGGCGTCGGACATGACGTCGAGCAGTTCCAACCGGTGCTGGGCGATGACGGTGTGGACAGCCTCAAGCGTATGGGGTTCGAGGCGGTGGACATCGTTCGCCAGCGCATCGAGCGTTACGCCATCGAATGCGATCTGACCTGGGGCTATTGCGACCTGGCGACCAAGCAGCGCCATGTCGAGGGATTCGAAGCCGACTACGCCGATCTTCAACGTCTGGGCTATCCCCATCCGTTGCGGCGCGTGCCGAAAGACGCCATGCACGAGGTCATCGGCTCGGATCGTTACGTAGGTGGCTTGATCGACATGGGCTCCGGCCACCTGCACCCGCTGAATCTGGCGCTAGGGGAAGCGGCCGCAGCGCAATCGCTGGGCGTCCGATTGTTCGAGCAGTCGACGGTCGAGCGCATCGACTATGGCCCGCAGATCCAGGTGCATACAGCGCAGGGCAGCGTTCGTGCAGGGCAGCTGGTACTGGCCTGCAACGCTTATCTGGGCTCGCTGAACAAGGCGCTGTCTGGGAAGGTGTTGCCAGCCGGCAGCTACATCATCGCCACCGAGCCACTGCCCGAAGACACAGCCCGCGCGCTGCTGCCGCAAAACATGGCGGTCTGCGATCAGCGGGTGGCGCTGGACTATTTCCGGATGTCGGCTGACGGGCGCCTTCTGTTTGGTGGCGCCTGCCATTATTCAGGGCGGGACCCGAAAGACATCGCAGCCTACATGCGGCCCAAGATGCTCGAGGTGTTTCCGCAGTTGCAGGGCACCCGCATCGACTTCCAATGGGGCGGCATGATCGGCATAGGCGCCAATCGTCTGCCGCAAATCGGACGGCTACCCGATCAATCCAACGTGTATTTTGCGCAGGCCTATGCAGGGCATGGATTGAACGCCACTCACCTGGCCGGGCGGCTCCTGGCCGAGGCCATCACCGGGCAGGCCGAGGGCCGTTTCGACCTGTTTGCCCGCGTCCCGCACCCGACCTTTCCAGGCGGGCAACGCTTTCGTTCCCCCTTGCTGGCGCTGGGAATGCTCTGGCACAGGCTAAAAGACCAGTTCTGA
- a CDS encoding Lrp/AsnC ligand binding domain-containing protein, with amino-acid sequence MRTKHQTRRELDKLDRQILRLLQAEGRMPFTELGERIGLSTTPCTERVRRLEREGIIMGYTARLNPQHLKGGLLVFVEISLAYKSGDIFEEFRRAVLKLPHVLECHLVSGDFDYLIKARISEMASYRKLLGDILLKLPHVRESKSYIVMEEVKESLELPVPD; translated from the coding sequence ATGCGAACCAAGCATCAGACCCGCCGAGAATTGGATAAGCTCGACCGTCAGATCCTCCGCCTGCTACAGGCCGAAGGGCGTATGCCGTTCACTGAGCTGGGCGAGCGCATCGGCCTGTCCACAACGCCTTGCACCGAACGCGTCCGCCGCCTGGAACGCGAGGGCATCATCATGGGCTACACCGCCCGCCTGAATCCTCAGCATCTCAAGGGCGGGCTGCTGGTCTTCGTCGAAATCAGCCTGGCCTACAAATCCGGCGACATCTTCGAGGAGTTCCGCCGCGCCGTGCTCAAGCTGCCGCATGTGCTGGAGTGTCACCTTGTATCGGGGGACTTTGACTACCTGATCAAAGCGAGGATTTCCGAGATGGCTTCGTACCGCAAACTGCTGGGCGACATCCTGCTCAAGCTGCCACACGTGCGCGAGTCGAAGAGTTACATCGTCATGGAAGAGGTAAAGGAGTCGCTCGAACTGCCCGTACCGGATTGA